The genomic segment AAGATACTAAATTTTCTTTTGATTCTGGAGCCATGTTGTAGCATTTAATTCTTTTTAATGCTAATTTTCCACGCTCTTGTTTAAATGGAACCATTCTTTTAATACATCTTTTCATAATCATTAATGGGCTTGTATGTATATAAGGACCTTTTGTGGGTGACATAAGTAAATTTCTTAATCTTTTATAATGGGCAACAATTACGCTTTTTTCTCCTAAGATTACAATTTTACTGCAATTATATAATTCTATGGTTTCACCTTTAAGAGCTTCTTTTGCAACATAAGTAGCAACTCTTCCCATTATTAGATTTTCACAGTTTATTTTTATCATTTAAACCTCTGGTTTTAATGACTGTCAAACAAGTTTGACATTTCATTTTAACAAATAATTCTTACTCCTTTTGCTTTTGGATTTTCTTTTATTAAATTTTCAAGTTTAATCATATTTTTTCCAAGTTTTTCTTTTGCAGAGCTTGAAAATGAAAATGCCACAACTTTTGCTTTTGTAGTTCCTGTGCCTAAAACTTTTCCGGGAACTAGAGCAATTTCATTTGGTTTAATATAAATTTCTATTTTTGATAAATTAACTGAAACTCTTGAACGTGTAGGCTTTTCTAATTCAAATGCAATTCTTTTCCAAATTGGAGCTTTCTGACTATTTGAAAGTGTTTTCATTTCTCTTATCATTTTGATAAGTTTTTCATTTGTTGGTCCGGTTCTTTTAGACATTTTGTTTATCCTTTGTAAATATTATGCGGGAGACAGGGTTTGAACCTGCGTAAGCACTGAGCTACTAGCTCCTTAAGCTAGCCCGTTTGACCACTCCGGCACTCCCGCGTTATCTACTTCAGGTGTTCTGCAACACCATCAGTTTTTACTTTAAGTAATTCTAATGCGGTAAGTACCATTGTTTTTGGATCTAATTGTCCAAATGATTCTATTTCGAATATGAATTCTTCTCTTATTGGTTCAATTTTTATTGAATCATTGTTAACTAATTCTACACATGCATTACATAAATCACATGCTTCTT from the Candidatus Woesearchaeota archaeon genome contains:
- the rpl13p gene encoding 50S ribosomal protein L13 (in Escherichia coli this protein is one of the earliest assembly proteins in the large subunit), encoding MIKINCENLIMGRVATYVAKEALKGETIELYNCSKIVILGEKSVIVAHYKRLRNLLMSPTKGPYIHTSPLMIMKRCIKRMVPFKQERGKLALKRIKCYNMAPESKENLVSLEKAYFNGNSRFITLEELSKGLR
- a CDS encoding 50S ribosomal protein L18e; this translates as MSKRTGPTNEKLIKMIREMKTLSNSQKAPIWKRIAFELEKPTRSRVSVNLSKIEIYIKPNEIALVPGKVLGTGTTKAKVVAFSFSSSAKEKLGKNMIKLENLIKENPKAKGVRIIC